Part of the Citrus sinensis cultivar Valencia sweet orange chromosome 2, DVS_A1.0, whole genome shotgun sequence genome, attttataaaggaCACCAATCCATATTATCCAATACATTCTCCCATATgtaaaaccatgaaacaaccAATAAGATGAATCACGACTTTCAAGGATATTCTCTAAGTCAATATAACTATAATACATATTTACTAATATCATAATGATCTCATAGTAGAGAATGTACATGTATACTAATACATTATTAGTCTAAATATAATTGATGACATAATGAATTATTCATAAGAtacttaaattactttttaaaaatttgtctttttagatattttatgaTCCTAAATTGATTTCAGGATATTATCAAGGCTTAAGAGACAAAAATACTTACTCTTTCTCACCGAGCTTGACATGATCGCCACCATAATTCGGTAGAAGAACGGTGTCACCTTCCTTGAAGGCCACCGGAATGGTATTCCCCTCCTTGTCACGCGCACCCGGGCCCACAGCAATCACTTTCCCAGAGTTCAGCTGCTCATACACATCAAACACAAATCAGAACCGTCCGATTTCTTTActgtactaaaaaaaaaattcaaacacacACGCATACCCATAATTAGTCTTAAGAACAACTGCAAAACGACACTTGCCTATCTTTActgtactaaaaaaaattcaaacacacGCATACGCGTAATTAGACTTGAGAACAACTGCAAAACGACACTTGCCTTGCTGGACTTTTCAGGGAGGAGAATCCCGGCATTGGTTTTGGAAGGAGGTACGATTTTCTCGACGAGAACACGGTTCAAAGTTGGGATCAATCGCTTCGCCATCGCTTTGCTTTCTCTGCAAAAATTAGGGCCTTTGGGACAGTGTTGCCACTGAAGAATGACGGGTGAGACAGGAGAAGCCCGAGATCTCGAGATATATAAAAGAATGAGCAAGTTCGACGGGTTAATTAACTCTGGATAGAGATAGAAGGTTCTAGGTCTTAGGGTTTTAGGACGAtctttttttagggttttagaTTTGGGACTTTTTTGAGACATATTGGGCTCCATATTGGGCTGCTTTTAGCTTTGCACTACCAAATTATGCAATGCAAACACTTTCTTCTTTgaagtttatttataatactTCTGGGCCGATCTTAGTGGAGCCCCTTTTTGACTTACCCAGCCCCAATATCCAAGGTTGTGGGCCAATCTAAAACAAGCATTATATTTGGGCCGTCTTTGAATGGGGGTAGAGGAGTGGGCAGAGGAAAATAATTTGACTTCACTGTTTGGTTGTCCCAAATTCCATCAAGTTGatgaattttgtattttctatgaaTGGGTAAGGATTTCAAATTCCTCatctattataatattaaaattttaataatgtcctttaaaaaaattaatttaaaataagttaagtgtaaataatttatattcattttcttaaattaataggataaaattattttaaaaaaagaaatgcaacAAAGTGAAACGCATGACCATCAAAAATCGTTGGAGGTTCGCCAAAGACATGCTTCATGATAAAAGCAAGTACCAATGATATCGTTAGGAGTCGTTAGGAGTCAATTTGCAACTCTATGGAGTTAGAAATGCTAACATAAGTtattaataatctaaaatcttatttaaatatttgagaaCATTCTaactcttatattttttatgaaataatatattttcggaaaaattaacacattcaataagtaaataatctgTTTATGATCatctttatataattaatgcaataaaaaaagatggtTGCGGTGGTCAACAGTGGTTGGAGACGGCGGCGGCGGTTACGATTGTCGAAGGCTAgttcttatatttaaaaaaaataaaaaataaaattctctaGCAATTCTAATCGACTAATAATATTCATGTATGTTTAGAAGCTAATCCGAATATATAATTAGTTATGCAATGTtagttattttgattattaaaaaaataatgaattaattaaaaacataatataaaattaaatgttttgtcattaatttatattatagattaaattaatttaagtaaaattatttatattatattactaaTGATATTAACATTTTAACACCAAAGTCTAATTGATATACTTGTCCAAATAAAATACAcgtaatttattttcctttcaaattttatgtgaAACCAAATAacagaaattaattttcacaCTCCCGTCCTCTCATCACCTCTCCACTCTTCTCAttctttccattttgcccATCTTCTCTCCTTCCCTTTCTTAAAATCAAACGGCACCTGATACACTAATGCAGTGTAAATTTCATGCAATATCTAAGAGTTGTACCCGTATGAAGAGAACGTATATTATTGAGGTTGCTTTTTAGTATTAAACagagaataaaagaaaataatacgTACATGATGACAGTGCAAATTTGGCCGTTGTTGTTAAAGGTCAAGCAaagtaaataaagaaaagaaaagaattatgataatcttttataagataataaGTGTGAGCATTCCtcaaattaaaactcaaaaaatGGTATTATCCAAAAGCACAATGGGTTGATGATATTGCATGATAAagtaattagattttttttaaaaatttaaaaagaactaATTGgatagtattattatttttttgtgaaaacaacactctttttagtatgaaaaattataactaaaaaaaaaaaccaacaaaaGCTACTTTCAAAAACATCTTAAGAAAGGGCATCGACTTTACAGATTTCACTAAGAAAATcccatatataatatttaaagagtGGAATCCAGATTGACTTTTTAAATCATGcctaattttaaataaataatgtgaaTGCCTTCGAATTTTGCAGGATATTGATTCACCACTATACCATTGCCAGAACTAGTGCTGTGGCCTCGGTGCTACCAGAGAAAACACAACCAACATTTCTTGTTGGCCGATTATTGCCCAAGTTCATAAGTATATATAATTGATCTCTTTTGGCAACGGATAgattctttcttccttttctttagTCTTTTTTAAAAGGCGCAGCAAAATCCAATGAAATGGGACACCCACTGAAAGATTCACCTTCACTAGCTAGCTAGATCGACGTTGTATCTGCAACCTAATCATCTCTTTTTggctcaaaaagaaaaactttaattttgtagAGACCATACAATAATGCATTATGATTTATGGGCATGAAGCTGACTTGCTGTAGTTCAATCAAGGCTTGAAAAGCTTAAAAACTGACGTGGGTTACGTTAGATCCTCTTTCTACTTCTTCTTGATCATATCCTTTCCCCCACCAGttgtttgtttcatttgttctatcaaaaaaataaaaataaaaagatccatagttctttcctttttcttctttcttaattattcTCTGTACTGCAAATTTTCGAAGCATGCATGGTTGACATTTCGAGGACCACATATACAGCTTATGTTATTTTCAAACTTTGCCACCCCCAAAGAGCATATGGCTTGTTTTTGAGGCTCAGAAAGTTTCCGAGAAAAAACAGcattgtaaattattttctgtAGGACCCATACATCGCACGTCTCCCTGGATGATTGTTGCTAATAATCTATCGTTTGTTGAAAGTGTAACCTTTCAGGTGAGTGCTTAATTTTGGTAAGCGCTTGATCTTAACGTAATACAAGAGGCTTTATTTGATTCGTTCTTGTATCAGATTGCAAATCTTGAGTTGGGGTCAGAATTCAAGCTTAATGTATCTACTTGTACGTATGACGGTGAAATTTTTCGAACAGATGACTTTGCACTTTCGGTGGATGTCTTTGTCTAATTCAATCATGTGTCATGATTGCTTCAAAAGAATATCGATTTTGAACCTAACTATTAGCCACCAATAATGGCTTGTTAATTATGCAAAAAATGTCAATCCAATTATATGATTCACTTTGCTTGGTTCTTGTTTGTTCATGTCCTGTGTGGCGtgcatcttttaaaaaataaagactaTGCATCTAGAGGCAGGCATCCAGAAAATGCTCAAACTAGGATTGATCGTTGAAAGTTCTAGTTGATCTACCCAATTCAATCAATTCTATCAAACTGAATCTAATTTGATTGGATTTTGAGTACTATCTATTAGTCTTAAAAAACTATATGTGAACATTTTCCCATGGATTGGGGCAAATATTTTAGAAAGCGCTCAACACTAAATTCAATATACTTTAGGAATTGCTTGAATCTGAATAGCTCGTTCATGTAATATCGCATAAGTTACATGGGTTTGAATTGATGAATTCGAATGCCGAGCGCTTGTAGCTTAATTAGTCAAATTTATTGTACATGTACAAGAACCTTCTCGGTCTCGTATGAATGCTTTTACGTTAATTTCTTTGCTCTTCTCTAAACTCCTCTGAGTGAAACTACTCACTCaattaataagtttttaatttgaaattttcgtATGTTCAATATGGAGAATATTTTGGCTATTTTCAATAGATACTCTCTCTTTCATTAGATTTTTATCATACGTGTATTCACTCATACATAATTAGTTagtatatataaaacacatatgtataaaattattttcacgCACAAGtgccctcattttttttttaaatgcaaatatattattaagttGTGCAGtttaataaagttatttttcgATGCACTATAAAACTGTAcaatttaatgatattaaaatttgactaAAACCATACGGTTTAAAAACATAtccgcataaaaaaaaatgaggttgCATGcgcatatatattttacactATAAGAAGTTGAGATGTAAGTACTTTCTTATCAATACACTTACACCCTCGACAACCTCCATTTATAATCCGTCGcatttttggattttgttagAACCTCTGAATCAAGGTGGCATTGTCACAATATAATAAGACTTGCAAATAGGCGttacatatgaaaaaaattaaaaaaaaaattctttagtTAGGATTAATGTTGATCAtacaattaagtttttttggAATAAAGAGCAAATGCTGCCCACAAGTTTGGTTCCAAATGAAATGATAACTTTTGGGGAAACATAAATCTCTTTGTTTTCGGAAGCTTTCGCTTTCTGTCCTAAAAGTTTGCCTTTAGTTATTTGATTTGACCGACGAGCATAGGTCCAACCAGTGGACGTGCCGGAGTGGTTATCGGGCATGACTAGAAATCATGTGGGCTCTGCCCGCGCAGGTTCGAATCCTGCCGTCCACGTTTTTGATAGTCCTACAGTACACTTGTCTTGTTagaagtaaattaataattagctGACCCAGCTTAAACAAAAAGAACCATAGTTAATATCCTCTCTAACCC contains:
- the LOC102610529 gene encoding 10 kDa chaperonin, mitochondrial; translation: MAKRLIPTLNRVLVEKIVPPSKTNAGILLPEKSSKLNSGKVIAVGPGARDKEGNTIPVAFKEGDTVLLPNYGGDHVKLGEKDYHLYRDEEILGTLHD